In Mesorhizobium sp. 113-3-3, a genomic segment contains:
- a CDS encoding ABC transporter ATP-binding protein/permease — MRSFWGLMRAYWFSDRWTEAWTLTVVIALLTALSSKAGVWFAVALGELGNSIAFFHDAANTSPLRAILTNAGILVLLVVLKDAGFTGVRGLVSATLHRKWRGWLNSQFNQALLDGNHTHFHAQHGSVAGGIVAPDNIDQRIQESIKDMTGGAIGLAMGVLGVATSLYFIGENLIGSSVEVKGLEFLGSYGSAALAFLAVATYVPLNTWIAVKLGRLLERLNIRMQQAEGSYRSELTTFLRRSFHVAASHGEDVQKSMHDKLYVDIDKTWGKLNVVNNSYTSFELIYNFLGARIVAYGPGLVSFIHNRLDYKGYITGSEMVAQLISQCSWFIHVMPAIATLRANSQRVTELANAIENVQHPQAFYSQTGQSDFHYASQNPVFGLTIQKLELAHQGEDATPFLSAANLRFRRGEWTFLKGESGCGKTSLIKAINGLWPYGRGTIVFPDGVRSFYAAQEVKLQQVSLKQLVCLPGSEHDHSDAQVAAALHKAGLGDFIEHMANESREGKSWDQVLSGGQKQKLVVARIILQQPGLLFLDEATGALDPEGKIAFHQAIKDNCPDVTVISVMHEAVAPRSAAGTEFYHSIVLIAEGVATKKPLVPTLPVELTTILSQPRPVEDKWLRFSRRLKQK, encoded by the coding sequence ATGCGCAGCTTCTGGGGCCTGATGAGGGCCTACTGGTTCTCGGATCGGTGGACGGAAGCCTGGACACTCACCGTCGTCATCGCCCTGCTGACGGCACTTTCCAGCAAGGCCGGCGTATGGTTTGCCGTGGCGCTGGGCGAGTTGGGCAATTCGATTGCCTTTTTCCACGATGCCGCCAACACCAGCCCGCTGCGGGCGATTCTGACCAATGCCGGCATATTGGTGCTGCTGGTCGTGCTTAAGGATGCCGGGTTCACCGGCGTGCGTGGTCTTGTCTCGGCAACCCTCCACCGCAAATGGCGCGGCTGGCTGAACAGCCAGTTCAACCAGGCCCTGCTCGACGGCAATCATACCCATTTCCATGCCCAGCATGGTTCGGTGGCTGGCGGTATCGTGGCTCCCGACAACATCGACCAGCGCATCCAGGAATCGATCAAGGACATGACGGGAGGGGCGATCGGTCTCGCCATGGGCGTTCTGGGTGTCGCGACGTCGCTCTATTTCATCGGCGAAAATCTGATCGGATCCTCGGTCGAGGTCAAAGGGCTGGAGTTCCTTGGCAGTTATGGCAGCGCGGCGCTGGCCTTCCTCGCTGTCGCCACTTACGTGCCGCTGAACACCTGGATCGCGGTCAAGCTTGGCCGCTTGCTCGAGCGGCTCAATATCCGCATGCAGCAGGCCGAGGGCAGCTACCGCAGCGAACTGACGACGTTCCTGCGCCGCAGCTTCCATGTCGCCGCCTCGCATGGCGAGGATGTGCAAAAGTCGATGCACGACAAGCTCTACGTCGATATCGACAAGACCTGGGGCAAGCTCAATGTCGTCAACAACAGCTACACGTCGTTCGAGCTGATCTACAACTTCCTCGGCGCCCGGATCGTCGCCTATGGTCCCGGTCTGGTGTCGTTCATCCACAATCGCCTGGACTACAAGGGCTACATAACCGGCTCCGAAATGGTCGCCCAGCTGATCAGCCAGTGCTCGTGGTTCATCCATGTCATGCCCGCCATCGCCACGTTGCGCGCCAACAGCCAGCGTGTCACGGAACTGGCGAACGCGATCGAGAACGTCCAGCATCCGCAGGCGTTCTACAGCCAGACCGGTCAGTCCGACTTCCACTATGCCAGCCAGAACCCGGTCTTCGGCCTGACCATCCAGAAGCTCGAACTGGCGCACCAGGGCGAGGACGCGACGCCGTTCCTCAGCGCCGCCAATCTGCGCTTCCGGCGCGGCGAGTGGACGTTCCTCAAGGGCGAATCCGGTTGCGGCAAGACTTCTCTGATCAAGGCGATCAACGGCCTCTGGCCTTACGGCCGCGGCACCATCGTCTTCCCCGACGGCGTGAGAAGTTTTTATGCCGCCCAGGAGGTCAAACTGCAGCAGGTATCGCTGAAACAGCTGGTCTGCCTGCCGGGCTCGGAGCACGACCATAGCGATGCACAGGTCGCGGCCGCGCTGCACAAGGCCGGCCTTGGCGACTTCATCGAGCACATGGCCAATGAAAGCCGTGAAGGCAAAAGCTGGGATCAGGTCCTGTCGGGCGGCCAGAAACAGAAGCTGGTGGTGGCCCGCATCATCCTGCAGCAGCCGGGGCTGCTGTTCCTCGACGAAGCAACCGGTGCCCTCGACCCGGAAGGCAAGATCGCCTTCCACCAGGCGATCAAGGACAACTGCCCCGATGTGACGGTGATCAGCGTCATGCACGAAGCGGTGGCGCCACGATCGGCTGCCGGCACCGAGTTCTACCACTCGATCGTGTTGATCGCCGAAGGCGTCGCGACCAAGAAGCCGCTGGTCCCGACACTGCCGGTCGAACTCACCACGATTCTGAGCCAGCCACGGCCCGTCGAGGACAAATGGCTGCGTTTCTCGCGTCGGCTGAAGCAGAAATAA